In Orenia metallireducens, the DNA window TTAAAACCTGTCTATCAATCTGAGGCAGTTATTAAGCTTAGTAATTCTAGTGCTCAATATTCTAATATAAATTATGCTAAACAAAAGATTAAGAGTTTAGATTATATGAAAGAGATAAATAATAAATTTGAATTAGGCTATGATTTAAATAAACTTAATAAATTTAAAGAGGAAAATTTAGAGATTAATGAAATAGAAGATACTCTATTAGCTATTTCATTTAAGAGTAATGATCCTAAGAGATCAGAATTAATACTTAGTGGGCTATTAACTCTATTTAAAGAGGATAGTTCTAGAAAGTTTAAAGTAGCACAGCAAGAAAGACTGGACTATTTAGCAGCTATTAATGCTGAAATTTCTGAAATAAATCAAGAATTACAGGAAAATAATGAAGAAATTAGAGAAGTAGAAGATATGGGATTATCTGTTGGTGATAAAGTTATCATTGGTAGTAATATAAATGACAGGTTAAGAAATATTAGGGAGATAAATGTATCTTTAATTAATAGAAAGCAAGACATTATTCGACAATTAAATAACATGGAAGAGTTAGAGGTTATTAATTTCCCTATCGTTCCTGAAACTCCGATTAAACCAAATAAGCTATTAAATCTAGCTATCAGTACTATGTTAGGTCTATTTATAGGGATATTTATAGCATTCTTCTTAGAATTTTTAGAGGAATAACTTGTTATAAATTAAGTTTAAATATATTAACTTATTTAATTATTAATCTTTAATAAAGGGGAGTAATCATGGTATTACCTAAGATTCTTTACCAGAACTTAAAGAGATATTTTGGATATAATGATTTCAGACCTAGGCAGAAAGAGGTATTGAGGTATTTATTTGCTGGTAATGATCTAGTAGCTATCTTACCAACAGGAAGTGGTAAATCTCTTTGCTATCAATTGCCTGCTACTTGCTTATCTGGTCTGGTTGTAGTAGTATCTCCTTTAATCTCTTTAATGAAGGATCAGGTAGATAGTTTGAGATCTAGAGGTATTAGAGCAACTTATATTAACAGTTCCCTAAATTGGTCTGAGCAACAGAGGAGATTAAAAGGGATTATACAAGGAGATTATAATATTATTTATATTGCTCCAGAACGTTTCGAATCTAATGTTTTTTTAGATAGGTTAACTCAGGTAAAGGTTGCTTTATTTGCTATTGATGAAGCCCATTGTATCTCTGAATGGGGTCATGATTTTAGACCAAGTTATCTGAAACTAGCGCAAGTAAGAAAGAAGTTAGGTAATCCTAGATTGATTGCATTAACAGCTACTGCTACTCCTGAGGTTAGAAAAGATATTATTAAGGGCTTAGGTTTAAGAGACTTTAAATTATTGATAAAGGGCTTTGAGAGAAGAAATCTCTACTTAGAAGTAAAGCAGGTAGAGAATGAGCTTGTTAAAAAAGAAGAACTATTGCGCATATTGACTTATAATCCATTGCCTGCAATTGTCTACGTAGGAACTAGAAATAGAGTAGAAGAGATAATAGCC includes these proteins:
- a CDS encoding Wzz/FepE/Etk N-terminal domain-containing protein, with protein sequence MENRNHVVEYEEIDLREYLSIMIKRKNLIIGILIFGILSGMILNLLLKPVYQSEAVIKLSNSSAQYSNINYAKQKIKSLDYMKEINNKFELGYDLNKLNKFKEENLEINEIEDTLLAISFKSNDPKRSELILSGLLTLFKEDSSRKFKVAQQERLDYLAAINAEISEINQELQENNEEIREVEDMGLSVGDKVIIGSNINDRLRNIREINVSLINRKQDIIRQLNNMEELEVINFPIVPETPIKPNKLLNLAISTMLGLFIGIFIAFFLEFLEE